The following are encoded together in the Oncorhynchus masou masou isolate Uvic2021 chromosome 5, UVic_Omas_1.1, whole genome shotgun sequence genome:
- the LOC135539908 gene encoding uncharacterized protein LOC135539908 gives MERTNPRGIEEKYFSGEHKNITTLKNEVILNTNGYIYNPIPQHPEEPEFHISKVVHVTTGSKIDEILDSNGFRGGDRNLLWWSLAIEHDDIRAAEERYLENIFPDRTPGQREAQREIGSFLNLFTTSPAFMQASRYGNFRFTLSLSDLLKMYREQICGGEKPVLKVYETTVYRQEIMYSVLVHSPSVDEFEKYPFLGDGSDDAVCGYRENDAEGEGKGHIVWRAQAMSATQKVGLTINHMDKIVKTDGYVYNTWYMWDHVTLALHLPKGMLLNVDRENLIKNLTACEADVPFLGSHRMSLLDAETKVQDLNN, from the coding sequence ATGGAGCGTACTAATCCAAGAGGTATAGAAGAGAAGTATTTCAGTGGAGAGCATAAGAATATCACCACACTGAAAAATGAGGTGATCCTTAATACAAATGGGTACATTTATAATCCCATTCCACAACACCCAGAAGAACCTGAGTTTCACATATCCAAAGTGGTCCATGTCACCACAGgatctaaaattgatgaaatcttggattcaaatggatttaggGGCGGGGATAGGAATCTTCTGTGGTGGAGCCTAGCCATCGAGCATGATGATATCAGAGCTGCAGAAGAACGTTACCTAGAGAATATCTTCCCAGACAGAACACCAGggcagagagaggcacagagagagataggttcCTTCCTGAATCTGTTCACCACCTCACCTGCCTTTATGCAGGCATCGCGTTATGGGAACTTCAGGTTCACTCTCAGTCTGTCTGATCTCCTGAAGATGTACAGAGAGCAGATATGTGGTGGAGAAAAGCCTGTCCTGAAAGTGTATgaaaccactgtctacagacagGAGATAATGTACTCTGTGCTTGTTCACTCTCCAAGTGTGGATGAGTTTGAGAAGTACCCATTTCTTGGTGATGGCAGTGATGATGCTGTCTGTGGTTACAGGGAAAACGATGCAGAGGGGGAAGGAAAAGGACACATTGTCTGGCGAGCACAAGCCATGTCAGCAACACAAAAAGTTGGGTTAACCATAAACCACATggacaaaatagtaaaaacagaTGGTTATGTTTACAATACATGGTACATGTGGGACCATGTGACCCTGGCGCTCCACCTGCCAAAAGGCATGCTCCTAAATGTTGATAGAGAGAATCTGATCAAAAACCTCACTGCTTGTGAGGCTGATGTACCGTTTCTTGGGAGTCATCGCATGTCCCTCTTAGATGCTGAGACAAAAGTTCAGGACTTAAACAACTAA